One Proteinivorax tanatarense DNA segment encodes these proteins:
- a CDS encoding transposase: MSKKNKRYSEEFKQDAVNYYYSSGKSIKASASDLNISSSGLAGWINSAKANEGVVNHRGSGNYSSDAEKEIAKLKKELRDKEDALNILKKAIGILNED; this comes from the coding sequence ATGAGTAAAAAAAACAAAAGATATAGTGAAGAGTTTAAACAGGATGCCGTCAATTATTATTACTCCTCTGGAAAATCAATAAAAGCATCTGCATCAGATCTTAATATTAGTTCCTCGGGTCTTGCAGGATGGATTAATAGTGCTAAGGCAAATGAAGGGGTTGTCAACCACCGTGGCTCGGGAAATTATTCATCCGATGCTGAAAAAGAAATTGCTAAATTAAAAAAAGAATTAAGAGACAAAGAGGATGCACTTAATATCTTAAAAAAGGCCATAGGCATACTGAACGAAGATTAA
- a CDS encoding LCP family protein — translation MLLVPLLIWGGSIGYRIFALYNTMFDEAEHDDTSDFDDSLSQEIGELAPEPEDEETLSRVDRIRRDMDELYAQPKSEKDPNLLNILLLGVDGPRADTIMIAQYNKQTEEAAMLSIPRDTYVKIPERGYDKINHAHAFGGVNRQRTTIEDFLDIHIDHYARIDMESFERMIDVLGGVEVYVANDIIDNTDGSVFMHKGTHHLNGSEALHYVRFRSDNRGDFGRIERQQQVMMAIMDELTKASNVTRYLQIMEEISPFVRTDITPTVVTNNWRAFNSLSSSNVQSETLSGGSLMINGIYYLEVDMKKARNKAQNLTY, via the coding sequence TTGCTATTAGTACCACTGTTAATATGGGGAGGGAGCATAGGGTATAGAATATTTGCCTTATATAATACCATGTTTGACGAGGCTGAACATGATGATACTTCTGACTTTGATGATTCTTTAAGTCAAGAGATTGGGGAGCTTGCTCCTGAACCAGAAGATGAAGAAACATTGTCTCGGGTCGACAGAATAAGAAGAGATATGGATGAGTTATATGCACAACCCAAAAGTGAAAAAGATCCTAATTTACTTAATATACTTTTATTAGGAGTAGATGGCCCTAGAGCAGATACGATTATGATAGCTCAATATAATAAACAGACTGAAGAAGCTGCTATGCTATCAATTCCTAGGGATACGTATGTAAAAATTCCTGAACGAGGTTATGATAAAATTAATCATGCCCATGCATTTGGAGGAGTAAATAGACAAAGAACAACAATAGAAGACTTTTTGGATATTCATATAGACCATTATGCTAGAATCGATATGGAATCATTTGAGAGAATGATAGATGTCCTTGGTGGGGTAGAGGTCTATGTTGCCAATGATATTATTGATAATACTGATGGTTCAGTATTTATGCATAAAGGCACCCACCATTTAAATGGTAGCGAAGCTTTACATTATGTACGTTTCCGTTCAGATAATAGAGGAGATTTCGGTAGAATTGAACGACAACAACAAGTTATGATGGCAATAATGGATGAATTAACAAAGGCTAGTAATGTCACTAGGTATCTGCAGATAATGGAGGAAATAAGTCCTTTCGTTCGTACAGATATAACGCCAACGGTAGTAACAAACAATTGGCGTGCTTTCAATAGCTTATCCAGCTCCAATGTCCAAAGCGAAACTCTATCAGGGGGCTCGCTAATGATAAACGGAATTTATTACTTAGAAGTAGACATGAAAAAAGCAAGAAACAAAGCTCAGAATTTGACATATTAA
- a CDS encoding PhzF family phenazine biosynthesis protein, whose amino-acid sequence MIKIHKVSAFAVQKNGGNPAGVVFDADNLTEQQMKKIAAEVGYSETAFVSQSQLADFKVRFFTPTSEVDLCGHATIAVFNLLRDLKKINTNEIYTQQTKAGILQIKIKEKEVLMEQTKPKYLDIIRPSDMRGCFHNLDYLENMPIQIMSTGLADLILPVKSLKTLYNLKPNFDKIKELSKKLNIVGIHAFTLESLHNSNAHARNFAPLYGINEEAATGTSNGALACYLQKYYSPSLKSYVMEQGYTMDRPSEIKVKLKTGNNNHFKVYVGGGIKRI is encoded by the coding sequence ATGATTAAAATACATAAAGTAAGCGCCTTTGCTGTTCAGAAAAATGGTGGTAATCCTGCGGGAGTGGTGTTTGACGCAGATAATTTAACGGAACAGCAAATGAAAAAAATAGCTGCAGAAGTTGGCTACTCTGAAACAGCCTTTGTTAGCCAATCACAATTAGCTGATTTTAAAGTAAGGTTTTTTACTCCAACCAGCGAAGTAGATCTATGTGGTCACGCTACAATCGCTGTGTTTAACTTGCTTAGAGACTTAAAAAAAATAAACACTAACGAAATCTACACCCAACAAACAAAGGCTGGAATTCTACAAATCAAAATAAAAGAAAAAGAAGTGTTGATGGAACAAACAAAACCCAAATACTTGGACATCATAAGACCATCAGATATGAGGGGTTGCTTTCACAATTTAGATTATTTAGAAAATATGCCTATCCAAATTATGTCTACAGGATTAGCAGACCTTATTTTACCAGTAAAATCACTGAAAACACTATATAACCTAAAACCAAATTTTGATAAAATAAAGGAACTAAGCAAAAAGTTGAATATTGTAGGTATCCATGCTTTTACTTTAGAGTCACTTCATAATTCCAACGCTCATGCTAGAAACTTTGCTCCTCTTTACGGAATCAATGAAGAAGCAGCAACTGGTACATCTAATGGTGCTTTAGCATGCTATTTGCAAAAATATTACTCTCCCAGCTTAAAATCATATGTAATGGAACAAGGATATACAATGGACAGGCCTTCGGAGATAAAAGTAAAACTAAAAACTGGAAACAATAATCATTTCAAAGTTTATGTTGGTGGGGGTATAAAGCGAATCTAA
- a CDS encoding LCP family protein has translation MKKMMKKCLLIALVFFLLANIVTVNAWAESNDANNNDDVEDVTNDNDTNGEQEQEQESEQEQESEQEQESEQEQESEQEQESEQEQESEQEQESEQGQEPEPEPEPEPQADPKGSIIVYYIDEYGNSIKDPTVLNNQNMGTYTFDAFTFSDYELISPSTERVTLSQDGQTKEVTFIYREIPRTPTETEDEEELEIAKIIINNYPFKTHYFVGEELDTDGLVVSKVFTDGTEELLPSEDLTIEGFDSTEPYQEQEVYVIYEDFETTFTVDIEEKPKGFFGTFWGIMTIILAIAAIAGAVYYYLKVKRKQVKQTKPKPSEKTATPIEPIEKTQSEKPIGKRKPKSRKKKIIISVVSALLASILFFYLGSMYLLGRIERERISQDDESLGITGEGERGITNIAVFGIDAEGDMRGRSDAIMILTLDEIHKKIKITSIVRDSYVEIPGRGMDKINHAHAFGGPELAIKTINQNFGLDIRHFVSVNFDSMPAIVDAVGGVEVYVTEAEARQLSGINGAGTYTLNGEQALRFSRIRKIDSDFERARRQRDIMESAIEAGLNTPVTSYPRMLNDVFPHLTTNLTSTEMLNLGRKTVMQNITTIEQQQYPDSSVARGQMINGVYYYVFDIEEVAKKLQSYIFKDEPLTP, from the coding sequence ATGAAAAAAATGATGAAAAAGTGTCTCTTAATAGCCTTAGTATTTTTTTTATTGGCAAACATTGTAACAGTTAATGCTTGGGCTGAAAGCAATGATGCAAACAACAATGATGATGTAGAAGACGTTACAAACGATAACGATACAAATGGTGAACAAGAACAAGAGCAAGAGTCAGAACAAGAGCAAGAGTCAGAACAAGAGCAAGAGTCAGAACAAGAGCAAGAGTCAGAACAAGAGCAAGAATCAGAACAAGAGCAAGAGTCAGAACAAGAGCAAGAGTCAGAACAAGGGCAAGAACCAGAACCAGAACCTGAACCAGAACCTCAGGCAGATCCTAAAGGAAGTATCATCGTCTATTATATTGATGAATACGGAAACAGCATAAAAGATCCCACTGTTTTAAATAATCAAAACATGGGGACATACACTTTTGATGCATTTACTTTTTCCGACTATGAGCTTATAAGCCCATCTACAGAAAGAGTTACTTTATCTCAAGATGGACAAACAAAAGAGGTTACCTTTATATACAGAGAAATTCCTCGAACACCAACTGAAACTGAAGATGAAGAAGAACTAGAAATAGCAAAAATTATCATAAATAATTATCCATTTAAAACCCATTACTTTGTTGGTGAAGAGCTTGATACCGATGGACTAGTAGTTAGCAAAGTTTTTACTGACGGCACAGAAGAGCTACTTCCATCAGAAGATTTAACAATTGAAGGATTTGACAGTACAGAGCCTTACCAAGAACAAGAAGTTTATGTTATTTATGAAGACTTTGAAACAACCTTTACGGTCGATATCGAGGAAAAACCAAAAGGATTTTTTGGTACTTTTTGGGGTATAATGACAATTATCCTAGCAATTGCTGCAATTGCTGGCGCTGTCTATTATTACTTAAAAGTAAAAAGAAAACAGGTTAAACAGACTAAACCTAAGCCTTCGGAGAAAACAGCTACTCCAATTGAACCTATTGAAAAAACTCAAAGCGAAAAACCAATAGGAAAACGAAAACCTAAAAGTCGCAAAAAGAAAATAATTATATCCGTTGTATCGGCACTATTAGCTAGCATCTTATTTTTTTACCTAGGCTCAATGTACCTTTTAGGTAGAATAGAAAGAGAGCGAATCTCTCAAGATGATGAATCATTAGGAATTACCGGTGAAGGTGAGCGGGGTATAACAAATATAGCAGTTTTTGGTATAGATGCAGAAGGGGATATGCGTGGACGTAGTGATGCAATAATGATACTAACCCTGGATGAAATACACAAAAAAATCAAAATAACATCTATTGTACGAGATTCATATGTAGAAATACCCGGTAGAGGGATGGATAAAATTAACCATGCCCACGCTTTCGGAGGACCGGAACTAGCTATTAAAACAATTAATCAAAACTTTGGGCTAGACATTAGGCACTTTGTATCGGTTAACTTTGATTCCATGCCCGCTATAGTAGACGCCGTAGGGGGAGTAGAAGTATATGTAACTGAGGCAGAAGCTAGGCAACTAAGTGGCATTAACGGAGCAGGGACGTATACTCTTAATGGGGAACAAGCCCTTAGGTTTTCCCGTATAAGAAAAATAGATTCCGACTTTGAAAGGGCAAGGAGACAAAGGGATATTATGGAATCAGCTATCGAGGCTGGATTAAATACACCGGTTACATCTTATCCTAGAATGTTAAATGATGTTTTTCCACACTTAACAACTAACCTGACATCTACAGAAATGCTAAACTTAGGTCGTAAAACAGTAATGCAAAACATCACAACCATTGAACAACAACAATACCCGGACTCTTCTGTTGCAAGAGGGCAGATGATAAATGGAGTATATTATTATGTATTTGATATTGAAGAAGTTGCCAAGAAGCTACAATCGTATATATTTAAAGATGAGCCGTTAACTCCATAG
- a CDS encoding IS481 family transposase, with the protein MPWEEKSKVDQREEFVNRALTEKISFTDLCAEYGISRNTGYKWKHRYEQYGLQGLRDLSKRPKESPQKLSEDCIIKILNIKHAHPSWGARKIQKIFEKNYPFESVPSESSIKRIFEKAGLVKKRRVKRADTNQDALRQLIQPEKPNDVWSVDFKGWWYSTDNKKCDPLTIRDDDSRYLLATRLLQRQATEPVKEVFEEVFKKYGLPKTIRSDNGTPFAHRGSLLGLTRLSAWWMSLGIIPDRTEVAKPQQNGGHERMHRDLKAEVQKINNSTYSHNQKIVEEWRREFNHVRPHEALDYQTPSDRYTPSEIKYNDARIKIGELKHSNFCI; encoded by the coding sequence ATGCCATGGGAGGAGAAAAGTAAAGTGGATCAAAGAGAAGAGTTTGTTAACCGTGCACTAACCGAAAAAATATCTTTTACAGACCTATGTGCTGAATATGGCATAAGTAGAAATACAGGTTACAAGTGGAAACACAGGTATGAACAATATGGGCTTCAAGGATTAAGGGACCTAAGTAAAAGGCCCAAGGAGAGCCCCCAAAAGTTATCAGAAGACTGCATTATAAAAATACTAAATATTAAACATGCTCACCCCTCCTGGGGAGCCCGTAAGATACAAAAGATTTTCGAAAAAAATTATCCTTTTGAAAGCGTACCTTCTGAAAGTAGCATAAAAAGAATTTTTGAAAAAGCTGGGTTAGTTAAAAAAAGAAGAGTTAAAAGAGCTGATACTAACCAAGATGCGCTTAGGCAGCTTATCCAGCCTGAAAAACCTAACGATGTTTGGTCGGTCGACTTTAAAGGTTGGTGGTACTCCACTGATAACAAAAAATGTGACCCCTTAACTATCAGAGACGACGATAGTAGATACCTTCTTGCGACACGATTATTGCAAAGACAAGCCACAGAACCTGTAAAAGAAGTGTTTGAAGAGGTATTTAAAAAGTATGGCCTTCCAAAAACCATTAGAAGTGATAACGGCACACCTTTTGCGCATAGAGGGAGTTTATTAGGACTAACTAGGTTATCAGCTTGGTGGATGTCACTGGGAATTATTCCAGATAGGACAGAAGTTGCCAAGCCTCAGCAAAATGGCGGTCACGAAAGAATGCACAGAGATCTAAAAGCTGAGGTCCAAAAAATTAATAACAGTACTTATTCCCACAACCAAAAGATAGTTGAAGAATGGAGAAGAGAGTTTAATCATGTAAGGCCTCATGAGGCACTAGACTATCAAACGCCAAGTGATAGGTACACGCCATCTGAAATTAAATATAATGATGCTAGAATAAAAATAGGAGAACTTAAACATAGTAATTTCTGTATCTGA
- the mnmA gene encoding tRNA 2-thiouridine(34) synthase MnmA, translating into MSNQNIKVVVGMSGGVDSSVTALLLKRQGYNVIGVFMKNWDEKKLSGVCTATEDYNDVRKVCDHIGIPYYTVNFEKEYWDRVFTYFLNEYKRGRTPNPDVMCNKEIKFAAFLDYALKIGADYLATGHYAQVRYIDGEYKLIKGVDNNKDQTYFLNTLNQQQLSKAMFPIGDIDKKKVREIAKEADLPTATKKDSTGICFIGERNFKEFLQNYLPAKPGPMKTFDGKVKGQHQGLMYYTLGQRKGLGIGGSGTGEPWFVIEKDLKNNILYVEQGEHPRLYKESLIATDLHWVSDKPKPKEFECQAKVRYRQSDQRCKVILNDDSTCKVIFKEKQRAVTPGQAVVFYKGEECLGGGIIETTN; encoded by the coding sequence ATGTCTAACCAAAATATAAAAGTAGTAGTGGGGATGTCAGGGGGAGTTGACTCTTCAGTTACTGCATTGTTATTGAAAAGGCAAGGGTATAATGTAATCGGAGTGTTTATGAAAAACTGGGATGAAAAAAAACTCAGTGGTGTTTGTACAGCAACAGAAGACTATAACGATGTTAGAAAGGTTTGCGACCATATAGGCATACCATACTACACAGTTAACTTTGAAAAAGAGTATTGGGATAGAGTATTTACTTACTTTTTAAATGAATACAAGAGGGGCAGAACTCCTAACCCTGATGTTATGTGCAATAAGGAAATAAAATTTGCAGCTTTTTTAGATTATGCATTAAAAATTGGAGCTGACTACCTAGCTACAGGACATTACGCTCAGGTACGTTATATAGACGGAGAATATAAGCTTATAAAAGGAGTTGACAATAACAAAGACCAAACTTACTTTTTAAACACACTAAATCAGCAACAACTTTCCAAAGCGATGTTTCCAATTGGAGACATAGACAAGAAAAAAGTAAGGGAAATTGCTAAAGAAGCTGATTTGCCTACAGCTACCAAAAAAGATAGCACAGGAATCTGTTTTATAGGCGAGCGTAATTTTAAAGAGTTTCTCCAAAACTATTTGCCAGCAAAGCCTGGACCTATGAAAACATTTGACGGAAAAGTTAAAGGTCAACATCAAGGTTTGATGTACTATACATTAGGGCAAAGAAAAGGATTAGGGATTGGTGGTTCTGGAACCGGAGAGCCGTGGTTCGTTATAGAAAAGGACCTTAAAAATAATATACTATACGTGGAGCAAGGAGAACACCCAAGACTTTATAAAGAATCGCTAATAGCTACAGACCTACACTGGGTAAGCGACAAACCAAAGCCAAAAGAGTTTGAATGTCAAGCAAAAGTAAGATATCGTCAATCAGACCAAAGATGTAAAGTAATACTAAATGATGACAGCACCTGCAAAGTAATATTCAAAGAAAAACAAAGAGCAGTAACCCCAGGCCAAGCAGTAGTATTCTACAAAGGTGAAGAATGCTTAGGCGGAGGGATAATAGAAACTACCAACTAA
- a CDS encoding LCP family protein, with translation MPNKAEYFILEDSKLLEYKSYFNNCPESVDKKPSSSCQEKKDNNEIKEKVKEKKNNKEHEQGKTLSEEMEEIYAQGRTTEDSNLINTLFIRTNNYEAEYLMITQYNEESEKIGMIILPKETYAKIPTRGYNQLGTSYGALGIEGLITSIEMLLDIDIHYYVKISRSSVREIMHAFESQLGVKTPPAGTPADEAITQMTTDIISVRNIPKYISLILEVKPHLHTNIGPTEALSHRKILYKIPNTTVKVKEIEGEKIKTNNKEYLSIDILKWRKKAKKMTY, from the coding sequence GTGCCAAATAAAGCTGAATACTTTATTCTTGAAGACAGCAAATTACTTGAATACAAAAGCTATTTTAACAACTGTCCAGAAAGTGTAGATAAAAAACCTTCTAGTTCTTGTCAAGAAAAAAAAGATAATAATGAAATCAAAGAAAAAGTAAAAGAAAAGAAGAATAATAAGGAGCATGAGCAAGGTAAAACATTATCAGAGGAAATGGAAGAAATATATGCACAAGGGCGTACTACTGAGGATTCTAACCTGATAAATACCCTTTTTATAAGAACTAATAATTATGAAGCTGAGTATTTAATGATAACCCAATACAACGAAGAGAGCGAAAAGATTGGAATGATAATATTACCAAAAGAAACATATGCAAAAATACCTACAAGAGGATATAATCAGCTTGGAACATCATATGGTGCTTTAGGCATAGAAGGTCTAATAACATCCATAGAAATGCTACTAGATATAGACATACATTACTATGTAAAAATATCAAGAAGCTCAGTTAGAGAAATAATGCATGCCTTCGAATCCCAACTGGGAGTAAAAACCCCTCCAGCAGGGACCCCTGCTGATGAAGCTATAACCCAAATGACCACTGATATAATAAGTGTAAGAAACATACCAAAATACATAAGCTTAATTCTAGAAGTCAAACCACATCTACACACCAACATAGGACCAACAGAAGCTCTATCCCACCGCAAAATTCTATACAAAATACCCAACACCACAGTAAAAGTAAAGGAAATAGAAGGAGAAAAAATTAAAACAAACAACAAAGAGTACCTAAGCATAGACATACTAAAATGGAGAAAAAAAGCAAAAAAAATGACATACTGA
- a CDS encoding IS3 family transposase, protein MEVKAASEKRRISVNSVLKKLGVSSSGYYSWKKRTTSNQELRKRSLCTEITEIYNESHQIYGAPKITSILKSRGHAVSEKTVGNYMKELGIKAIWVSPYTRTTIDPDFDSKLKNVLDRNFNPKAPNTVWVTDITYIPTITGFVYLTSVMDLYSRAIVGWHLSDSLSTAGVVKAIENSKRNNVLDTPVIIHSDRGIQYVSKAYLKATPAEKFIHSYSRKGNPWDNAVIESFHSLIKREWLNRYVIKNLMHAHELVFEYIDAFYNTKRIHGHCKMESPHEFEKKHAI, encoded by the coding sequence ATAGAGGTAAAAGCAGCCTCGGAAAAGCGCCGAATTTCAGTTAACAGTGTGCTTAAAAAACTAGGCGTTTCATCATCAGGTTATTATAGCTGGAAAAAGAGAACCACCTCAAACCAAGAGTTAAGAAAAAGATCTCTTTGCACAGAAATTACCGAGATATATAATGAATCACATCAAATATATGGAGCACCTAAGATCACTTCTATATTAAAATCCAGAGGGCATGCAGTATCAGAAAAGACTGTGGGCAACTATATGAAAGAGCTTGGTATTAAAGCAATTTGGGTAAGTCCTTATACGAGAACTACAATAGACCCAGATTTTGATTCTAAGCTTAAAAATGTATTAGATAGAAACTTCAACCCCAAAGCCCCTAATACAGTGTGGGTAACAGATATTACTTATATCCCCACAATTACAGGATTTGTATATTTAACATCAGTAATGGACCTATATTCAAGAGCTATAGTAGGTTGGCATCTGTCAGATAGTTTATCTACTGCTGGGGTTGTTAAAGCCATTGAAAATTCTAAGAGAAATAATGTTTTAGATACTCCTGTTATTATTCATAGTGACAGAGGGATTCAGTATGTTTCAAAAGCATATTTAAAAGCAACTCCAGCTGAAAAATTTATTCACAGCTATTCAAGGAAAGGTAATCCCTGGGATAATGCTGTAATAGAATCATTCCATTCTTTAATAAAAAGGGAATGGCTTAATAGGTATGTCATTAAAAACCTTATGCATGCTCATGAGTTAGTCTTTGAATATATAGATGCTTTTTATAATACCAAAAGAATTCACGGTCACTGTAAAATGGAGTCGCCCCATGAGTTTGAAAAAAAACATGCTATATAA
- a CDS encoding GxxExxY protein, which translates to MLLYEKLAKDVLDASIEVHKILGSNLLEANYEKALFHELRLRGFDCKRQEPINVYYKGVEIGIYYADIVVEDKIILELKSATSLCNEHLAQVIHYLSATDYSLGLLINFGAKKLEFKRVLKN; encoded by the coding sequence ATGTTGTTATATGAAAAATTAGCTAAAGATGTGCTTGACGCTAGCATTGAAGTGCACAAAATTCTTGGTAGTAACTTGTTAGAAGCAAATTATGAAAAAGCATTGTTTCACGAGTTAAGGCTGAGAGGATTCGATTGTAAAAGACAAGAACCTATTAATGTTTATTACAAGGGAGTTGAAATTGGTATTTATTATGCAGATATAGTAGTAGAGGATAAAATTATATTAGAATTGAAATCTGCAACAAGCCTATGCAACGAACATCTGGCTCAGGTTATACACTATTTAAGTGCGACAGATTACTCTTTGGGTTTACTTATAAATTTCGGTGCCAAGAAATTAGAATTTAAAAGGGTTTTAAAAAATTAA